From Paracoccus suum, the proteins below share one genomic window:
- a CDS encoding ABC transporter permease, whose protein sequence is MIANQCLHTLADYGLRAIGIGERALPRGDFTLCQQVVLIGSGLIWNLYFAITALLIGFVLANGLALAKASPAAWLRRPAEGFIFLFRGSPLFIQFFLAYEILVRLPRAGIEVFGFTVATSWLTKAWAGALIVLMLNTAAYSAQIFHGALMNVPKGEVEAADAYGLTGWNRFRRVIWPTAMRLAWPAYTNEAIFLTHATTLVFFSSFPAFQQKGDALYYASYFADKTFNPFVAYPIVGAYFILVTLALTGVMGLINRRLNRHLPGARARLRYRPQLIR, encoded by the coding sequence ATGATCGCAAACCAGTGCCTGCACACGCTTGCCGATTACGGCCTGCGCGCCATCGGCATCGGCGAGCGCGCGCTGCCGCGCGGTGATTTCACCCTGTGCCAGCAGGTGGTCCTGATCGGCAGCGGCCTGATCTGGAACCTCTATTTCGCGATCACCGCGCTGCTGATCGGCTTTGTGCTGGCCAACGGTCTGGCCCTCGCCAAGGCCAGCCCCGCGGCGTGGCTGCGCCGTCCGGCAGAGGGGTTCATCTTCCTCTTTCGCGGCTCGCCGCTGTTCATCCAGTTCTTCCTCGCCTACGAGATTCTCGTTCGCCTGCCCCGCGCAGGAATCGAGGTGTTTGGCTTTACCGTCGCGACGTCCTGGCTGACCAAGGCCTGGGCCGGGGCGTTGATCGTCCTGATGCTGAACACTGCCGCCTATTCGGCGCAGATCTTTCACGGCGCGCTGATGAACGTGCCCAAAGGCGAGGTCGAGGCCGCAGACGCCTATGGCCTGACCGGCTGGAACCGGTTTCGGCGCGTGATCTGGCCGACCGCCATGCGCCTTGCCTGGCCCGCCTACACGAACGAGGCGATCTTTCTGACCCACGCCACGACGCTGGTGTTCTTTTCCAGCTTCCCTGCGTTCCAGCAAAAGGGCGATGCCCTTTATTATGCCAGCTATTTCGCCGACAAGACATTCAACCCATTCGTCGCCTACCCGATCGTGGGCGCGTATTTCATCCTCGTGACCCTGGCTCTTACTGGGGTCATGGGGTTGATCAACCGGCGGCTCAACCGCCATTTGCCGGGGGCGCGGGCGCGGTTGCGCTATCGCCCCCAACTCATCAGGTGA